Proteins encoded in a region of the Pocillopora verrucosa isolate sample1 chromosome 11, ASM3666991v2, whole genome shotgun sequence genome:
- the LOC136284454 gene encoding uncharacterized protein gives MQVSEYFTMFFVVAVAFLVGKHAAALPNVGNCSGIEFYCAYRNCTSSLYRGLRTDPTGNCSSKLDQANECMLKLDKHCFDILPNSSMESNSTRKRGCAEGLMQTSTKYLRYLNCSSSVTTKMRVCMGTFRGIFAANISNSSLCTEQTKMKKCLKNVMLTECTFPPEALELFNLTFAGQNPFCADNRNPGATGNDQCNGVKNITGPAAAFLRNDKPNSINAAAGIKTSVLQAFLSVFPTTWFFFSF, from the exons ATGCAGGTCTCTGAGTATTTCACTATGTTTTTCGTCGTGGCCGTCG CGTTTCTCGTTGGAAAACACGCAGCAGCACTCCCAAACGTTGGTAACTGTTCTGGCATAGAATTCTATTGCGCTTATCGCAATTGCACCTCCTCCCTCTATAGAGGACTGCGAACGGACCCCACAGGAAACTGCTC TTCTAAGCTTGACCAAGCAAATGAATGTATGCTGAAATTGGACAAGCACTGTTTTGACATCCTGCCAAACAGCAGCATGGAAAGTAATTCAACCCGGAAAAGAGGATGTGCTGAAGGTCTCATGCAAACAAGTACAAAGTATTTAAGATATTTGAATTGTTCCAGCTCAGTCACAACTAAAATGAGAGTCTGCATGGGAACCTTTCGAGGCATATTCGCCGCGAACATATCGAATTCCTCTCTTTGCAC GGAGCAAACTAAGATGAAGAAGTGTCTGAAGAATGTGATGCTTACTGAGTGTACCTTCCCCCCTGAAGCGCTGGAATTGTTTAACTTGACTTTTGCTGGCCAAAATCCTTTCTGCGCTGATAATCGGAACCCTGGGGCTACCGGAAATGACCAGTGCAACGGCGTGAAAAACATAACTGGACCCGCCGCCGCATTCCTTCGCAACGATAAACCCAATAGTATCAATGCGGCCGCTGGCATCAAAACCAGTGTTTTGCAGgcgtttttgtctgttttcccGACCACTTGgttctttttcagcttttaa